A single window of Drosophila suzukii chromosome 3, CBGP_Dsuzu_IsoJpt1.0, whole genome shotgun sequence DNA harbors:
- the LOC108014716 gene encoding uncharacterized protein, which produces MRLEFCVGFLCLLIWLHRCSGEGHLKRLSRSLIFPPTSPTRVQFIGGIGIPVEGLHFESVTSGYVLKAEYFLPTNSTEITRVYLKPMAITGREEDQDSTYGALYRWIIYRGIGMVLENLGLPGRSCLLRLICEHAALPLNHESGLLGELMDIVLRPSSSVDQLGQSSDREYHTSEHFGHRGGDCQAAYASKCKKSPLELISLLLEVNE; this is translated from the coding sequence ATGAGACTGGAATTCTGTGTGGGTTTCCTATGCCTTCTCATATGGTTGCACCGCTGCTCCGGCGAGGGTCACCTAAAACGCTTGAGCAGATCGCTGATCTTTCCGCCGACGAGTCCCACGCGTGTGCAGTTTATCGGTGGCATAGGTATTCCCGTGGAGGGTCTGCACTTCGAGTCGGTGACCTCGGGCTATGTGCTCAAGGCGGAGTACTTTCTGCCCACCAACTCCACGGAGATCACGAGAGTCTACCTTAAACCCATGGCCATTACGGGCAGGGAGGAGGATCAGGATTCGACCTATGGAGCATTATATCGCTGGATTATCTACCGAGGCATTGGGATGGTCCTCGAGAATTTGGGTCTGCCTGGGAGAAGTTGTCTCTTAAGACTCATTTGTGAACATGCTGCACTGCCTCTGAACCACGAAAGTGGATTGCTGGGCGAGCTAATGGACATAGTACTGAGGCCCTCCAGTTCGGTGGACCAGTTGGGACAGTCTTCGGATCGGGAGTACCACACATCGGAGCACTTTGGCCACAGAGGAGGTGATTGCCAGGCTGCCTATGCCTCTAAATGCAAAAAATCCCCCCTGGAACTCATCAGTTTACTGCTAGAAGTCAATGAATAA